A single window of Anopheles moucheti chromosome 2, idAnoMoucSN_F20_07, whole genome shotgun sequence DNA harbors:
- the LOC128297834 gene encoding CCAAT/enhancer-binding protein codes for MESPQMYDTNQIQVRSDIKKLTMAANNGVNGTNGTANGASPTNNNSPTAINQNTLALKQQQQQQQQQQQHQQTQQQVQQQVQQQVQQQVQQQTQQQVQLGQHPSNGASGLLSNGNLLSKQMLQQIQYSQSELDELTSQEISLDLQHLIDDQFRDPETLGIFTEMVTVGSTNGTMANPLVQSAAAKALQLQQARLSQHTNGGNSYQRSLAYMPQPVHTGAAYGSTSSDENSSVGSSADSANIKEEPVDPNEYRRQLLANGASGGAQFMGTINGYQGLPGSGGGAGGGGGATPNGVAGALGAAGGTTPSYVTNGNGNSFSSLTPATVLHHQALPHLSGAAHLANLTKHSKMLPHVGRKAQQKTVDKGTDEYRRRRERNNIAVRKSREKAKVRSREVEEKVKTLLKEKDVLIRKIEEKNNEIALYKQLYMHLMNHSNPEINQICRSALNLSNMGDHM; via the coding sequence ATGGAATCGCCTCAAATGTACGATACGAATCAAATCCAAGTGCGCAGTGATATCAAGAAGCTAACGATGGCCGCGAACAATGGCGTGAACGGTACGAACGGTACGGCCAACGGGGCCTCGCCGACCAACAACAACTCCCCGACGGCAATTAATCAGAACACGCTGGCactgaagcagcagcagcaacagcagcagcaacagcagcaacaccagcagaCACAGCAGCAGGTCCAGCAGCAGGTCCAGCAGCAGGTCCAGCAGCAGGTCCAGCAGCAGACCCAGCAACAGGTACAGCTTGGTCAGCATCCGAGCAATGGTGCGTCCGGGCTGTTGTCCAACGGGAACCTGCTGTCCAAGCAGATGCTGCAACAGATCCAGTACTCGCAGTCCGAGCTGGACGAGCTCACGTCACAGGAGATCTCGCTCGATCTGCAGCACCTGATCGACGACCAGTTCCGCGATCCGGAAACGTTAGGCATCTTCACCGAGATGGTCACCGTCGGCAGCACGAACGGTACGATGGCCAACCCGCTGGTGCAGTCGGCCGCTGCCAAGGCCCTCCAGCTGCAGCAGGCCCGTCTCTCGCAGCACACGAACGGTGGCAACAGTTACCAGCGATCGCTCGCCTATATGCCACAGCCGGTGCACACGGGGGCGGCCTACGGCAGTACCTCCAGCGATGAGAATAGCTCCGTCGGTTCGTCCGCCGACTCGGCCAACATCAAGGAGGAACCGGTCGATCCGAACGAGTACCGCCGGCAGCTGCTCGCGAACGGAGCATCCGGCGGTGCTCAGTTCATGGGCACTATCAACGGCTACCAGGGATTGCCCGGGTCGGGTGGTGGAGcgggtggtggcggtggcgcgACACCAAACGGAGTGGCCGGTGCACTAGGGGCAGCCGGCGGTACGACACCGAGCTACGTCACCAACGGTAACGGCAACAGCTTCTCCAGCCTAACGCCCGCCACCGTGCTGCACCATCAGGCACTGCCCCACCTGTCCGGGGCCGCGCACCTGGCGAACCTTACCAAACACAGCAAAATGTTACCGCACGTCGGTCGCAAAGCGCAGCAAAAAACCGTCGACAAGGGCACGGACGAGTACCGGAGGCGGCGGGAGCGGAACAACATCGCGGTCCGGAAGTCGCGGGAGAAGGCGAAGGTGCGGTCGCGCGAGGTCGAGGAAAAGGTGAAGACGCTGCTGAAGGAGAAGGACGTGCTGATACGCAAGATCGAGGAGAAGAACAACGAGATCGCACTGTACAAGCAGCTGTACATGCACCTGATGAACCACAGCAATCCGGAGATCAACCAGATCTGTCGCAGTGCGCTTAATCTGTCCAACATGGGCGACCACATGTGA